A single region of the Pseudomonas sp. GGS8 genome encodes:
- the algB gene encoding sigma-54-dependent response regulator transcription factor AlgB has protein sequence MESATEHQGRILLVDDESAILRTFRYCLEDEGYSVATATSAAQAEALLQRQVFDLCFLDLRLGEDNGLDVLAQMRIQAPWMRVVIVTAHSAVDTAVDAIQAGAADYLVKPCSPDQLRLATAKQLEVRQLSARLEALEGEVRKPKDGLDSHSPAMKVVLETARQVASTDANILILGESGTGKGELSQAIHGWSKRQKKSCITINCPSLTAELMDSELFGHSRGAFTGASESTLGRVNQADGGTLFLDEIGDFPLTLQPKLLRFIQDKEYERVGDPVTRRADVRILAATNLNLEDMVRDGRFREDLLYRLNVITLHLPPLRERREDILNLADRFLARFVKEYSRPARCFSDEAREALLSYRWPGNIRELRNVVERASIICPQERVEISHLGMAEAPTNNTPRIGAALSLDELEKAHIGAVLATADTLDQAAKTLGIDASTLYRKRKQYNL, from the coding sequence ATGGAATCAGCCACTGAGCATCAAGGCCGCATTTTGCTGGTGGACGACGAGTCTGCCATCCTTCGAACCTTTCGCTATTGCCTCGAAGACGAAGGCTACAGCGTGGCCACCGCGACCAGCGCTGCTCAGGCCGAAGCCTTGTTGCAGCGTCAGGTTTTCGATCTGTGCTTCCTCGATTTGCGCCTGGGTGAAGACAACGGCCTCGATGTGCTGGCCCAGATGCGGATTCAGGCGCCCTGGATGCGCGTAGTGATCGTCACCGCTCACTCGGCCGTGGACACAGCCGTGGATGCGATTCAGGCCGGTGCCGCCGACTATCTGGTCAAGCCTTGCAGCCCCGATCAGTTACGTCTGGCCACCGCTAAACAGCTGGAAGTGCGACAACTCTCGGCACGCCTGGAAGCGCTCGAAGGTGAAGTGCGTAAACCCAAGGATGGGCTGGACTCTCACAGCCCGGCGATGAAAGTGGTGCTTGAAACCGCACGCCAGGTCGCCAGTACCGACGCCAACATTCTGATCCTCGGAGAGTCCGGTACCGGTAAAGGTGAGCTGTCACAGGCCATTCATGGCTGGAGCAAACGCCAGAAGAAATCCTGCATCACCATCAACTGCCCGTCCCTGACGGCGGAATTAATGGACAGTGAACTCTTCGGCCACAGCCGTGGCGCGTTCACCGGTGCCAGCGAAAGCACTTTGGGTCGTGTCAACCAGGCTGATGGCGGAACGTTGTTTCTCGACGAGATCGGCGATTTTCCTCTGACCTTGCAGCCAAAATTGCTGCGTTTCATCCAGGACAAGGAATACGAGCGCGTGGGCGACCCGGTGACTCGTCGCGCCGACGTGCGAATCCTTGCGGCCACTAACCTCAACCTTGAAGACATGGTCCGCGACGGTCGTTTTCGTGAAGATTTGCTCTATCGGCTGAACGTCATCACCTTGCACCTGCCGCCACTTCGCGAACGCAGGGAAGACATTCTGAACCTGGCTGACCGTTTCCTGGCGCGCTTCGTCAAGGAGTACTCGCGTCCGGCCCGGTGTTTCAGCGACGAGGCCCGCGAAGCGCTGCTCAGCTACCGCTGGCCCGGCAATATTCGCGAGCTGCGCAACGTGGTGGAGCGGGCGAGCATTATTTGTCCACAGGAGCGGGTCGAGATCAGCCACTTGGGCATGGCCGAAGCTCCGACCAACAATACGCCACGCATTGGCGCCGCGTTGAGCCTGGATGAGTTGGAGAAAGCCCACATCGGCGCGGTCCTTGCCACCGCCGATACGCTGGATCAGGCGGCCAAGACCCTGGGTATCGACGCCTCCACCTTGTACCGCAAACGCAAGCAGTACAACCTGTGA
- a CDS encoding DUF1328 domain-containing protein, with protein sequence MLSWAITFLIIAIIAAVLGFGGIAGTATGIAKILFVVFLVMFIASFFFGRRGRG encoded by the coding sequence ATGTTGAGCTGGGCAATCACATTCCTGATCATTGCCATCATCGCCGCAGTATTGGGCTTTGGTGGTATCGCGGGCACCGCCACGGGTATCGCCAAGATTCTTTTTGTCGTATTCCTGGTGATGTTCATTGCTTCCTTCTTCTTCGGCCGTCGCGGTCGAGGTTGA